A region of Lycium barbarum isolate Lr01 chromosome 1, ASM1917538v2, whole genome shotgun sequence DNA encodes the following proteins:
- the LOC132635337 gene encoding O-fucosyltransferase 20-like: MVVSKSNKTSHQSYITVPSQIINSLSSSDFQSLLLSPKKKTTPSSSLSLKLSNPRFWIFLLFLFGLVGMWLGFDPSLPFSENPCFISQERAEISTSISALNEKVILNVGEKEGDKKSEFWKQPDGLGYRPCLDFSGDYRKASREIMKERSKYLMVVVSGGMNQQRNQIVDAVVIARVLGAALVVPIFQVNPIWGDESEFSDIFDMDHFKKVLANDVRIVSSLPSTHVMTRPVEEKRTPLHASPQWIHSHYTRKLRREGVLLLRGLDSRLSKDLPSDLQKLRCKAAFRALRFNPSILELGNKLTERMRSKGPFLALHLRMEKDVWVRTGCLPGLSHEYDEMINNERKRRPELLTSRSNMTYHDRKFAGLCPLNALEVARLIKALGAPKGARIYWAGGISLGGKEALQPLTKEFPHFYNKEDLALPGELEPFSKKASLMAAIDYIVCENSDVFMPSHGGNMGHAIQGHRTYAGHKKTITPNKRQMLPHFLNSSLNEAEFNRIILDLHKDSLGQPEHRKTGRDVTKYPLPECMCNSTTIRSSM, from the exons ATGGTTGTATCAAAGAGCAACAAGACTTCACATCAATCTTACATTACAGTTCCATCTCAGATTATCAATTCACTTTCTTCTTCCGATTTTCAATCTCTCCTTTTATCTCCCAAGAAAAAGACGACTCCTTCTTCTTCCTTATCTCTAAAGCTCAGTAATCCAAGATTCTGGATTTTCTTGCTTTTTCTCTTTGGTCTTGTTGGTATGTGGCTTGGCTTTGATCCTTCCTTGCCTTTCTCAGAAAACCCATGTTTCATTTCTCAAGAAAGGGCCGAAATATCTACTAGTATTAGTGCTTTGAATGAAAAAGTTATACTGAATGTGGGGGAAAAAGAAGGTGATAAAAAGAGTGAGTTTTGGAAGCAACCTGATGGGTTGGGTTATAGGCCTTGTTTGGATTTTAGTGGAGATTATAGAAAGGCAAGCAGAGAGATTATGAAGGAGAGGAGTAAGTATCTGATGGTGGTTGTTTCTGGGGGAATGAATCAGCAGAGAAATCAGATAGTTGATGCTGTTGTTATTGCAAGAGTTCTCGGGGCTGCTTTGGTTGTTCCTATTTTCCAAGTCAATCCTATTTGGGGTGATGAAAG tgagtTCTCTGATATTTTTGACATGGATCATTTCAAAAAAGTTTTGGCGAATGACGTCCGAATAGTTTCATCACTTCCATCTACACACGTGATGACAAGGCCAGTGGAGGAGAAACGGACTCCTCTCCATGCTTCCCCTCAATGGATACACTCACATTATACCAGAAAG CTTAGAAGGGAGGGTGTTCTTCTTTTGCGAGGTCTTGACTCAAGGCTATCTAAGGATTTACCATCCGATCTTCAAAAACTTCGTTGCAAG GCGGCTTTCCGTGCTTTGAGGTTTAACCCATCAATCTTAGAGCTCGGTAACAAACTTACAGAGAGGATGAGGAGCAAGGGACCATTTCTCGCTCTGCATTTGCGAATGGAGAAGGATGTGTGGGTGAGGACTGGATGCCTTCCTGGTTTAAGTCACGAGtatgatgaaatgataaacaaTGAGCGGAAGCGCAGACCTGAGCTATTAACTTCAAGGTCAAATATGACTTACCATGACAGGAAATTTGCTGGTCTCTGCCCCTTGAATGCATTGGAAGTTGCAAG GTTGATCAAGGCTCTGGGAGCTCCAAAGGGTGCAAGGATCTATTGGGCCGGTGGCATTTCGTTGGGCGGGAAAGAAGCCCTGCAGCCATTGACCAAGGAATTTCCCCATTTCTATAACAAAGAGGATCTCGCTTTGCCTGGCGAGCTTGAGCCATTTTCAAAGAAAGCATCACTAATGGCTGCTATTGACTACATAGTGTGTGAGAACAGCGACGTTTTCATGCCATCTCATGGTGGAAACATGGGCCATGCTATCCAG GGACACAGGACCTATGCAGGGCACAAAAAGACTATCACTCCTAATAAGAGACAGATGCTCCCACATTTTCTTAACTCATCTCTCAATGAGGCAGAGTTCAACAGAATTATACTGGACCTGCACAAAGATTCGTTAGGTCAGCCCGAACACAGGAAGACAGGAAGGGATGTTACAAAGTATCCCCTCCCAGAGTGCATGTGCAACAGTACTACTATCCGTTCTTCCATGTAA